TCATTTTCCCACAAAATCTAAAGGCATTTTCTCAAAGCTTTCTGTTTTTCAGTGTGGCTTTTGAAAAGTCTTATTCTAATGATCCTTCATGTAAAGCTTGTTTTTAATCTCTGGAGGCTTTAGAGTCTCTTCTTAGTCCCCAGATTCTAAAATCCCATGATGCTGAGTCTTGATATGTAGATCTGTTTTCTTCCATTATGTTGAGCATTCAGTGATCTCTTTGGATTTGGAAATTTATATCCTCTGTGTGGTGTGCTCAatctgccattctttttttttttttttaatttctcacaCTTCACTGATGTATCATCCTTCCATCCTTAATCAGAAGtcttgatgattttttaaaagtaaattataataaaacatgTTTCCCAACGCTAGATTCTTATAAGTTAAATATTGAAATCATGGTAATTAAATTGGACAACCAGAATTTAATTAAATTGGATCATGGTAATTAAATTAGACAACCAGAATTTAAAAGAGTACTAACAAGCATAAAATATCGACAGTTACACATTTTACTTGACCGAGCAAATAAAGGTTGTAATGAATGAGTTGTTCAAGCTATTTATTACTCCGGTGTCCAGCCCAGACTTGTATCATAGACAGGTAAATTAATTTATAATCTGGAAAATTATTCAATGTTACCTACATAATTTGAGAAGATTAAAGGCACATCCCTTGTTTCAACATGATCCCTGAACATCCACATAccaaaaatattcatatatttgacTACCCAAACCTTCAGCTGCTTTAGCCAAGTTAGTAGGACAGTTGTCTTCTAGGCCAACCATGataaaaatacatctttaaaTTTTTCCTAGACTacagatttaaattttatttttcccaaatgaTAGTTATACTAAAGCAATTATTCAGTCAGTCAGATAGAAGTACtgtttctctgttattgtaatttttgaaaaactgGGTAAACATCTACTGACATGTGCTTTAAAAAGTGCTAACTGTGAAAAGTCCTGAAGCCACGTGATTCATCTGTAGGACCATCCCACCCCCCCGCCCCAAGGGCTACTCTTGGAATGGTAAACACTGAGTGGGCAAACTTCCTGGTGGGGATTTTATGTGTCTTAATATAAGCTTAATTCTGGATATGAATAGTAATCTTCGCACATTTTCATGTGGGCTCGTAAtgaatcttctttttcttcttttctttttttctgccagCTTTTCGGAGACTGGGAAGCCCAACTGCGAAGAATAATGAAGCTCATTGCTGGAGGTGGCTTGTCTATCACTGGCTCTCACAACATGTGTGGGGACTATCTGTACAGCGGCCACACGGTCATGCTAACACTCACCTACTTATTTATCAAAGAGTGTAAGTCTAAAAGACTTCCATTGTAATTTCCTCACCTGCCATTTCTCATGAACTCTGGTCCTCTGGTAAAGCTCGTTTTCTGGAAAATCTGCTGAAGCAAGACTGGAGGCTTCAGGAGGGTTGCAGCTTCATCTCATCACCATGCAACTGGCACCCAGGGAAATATGTGGAAGGACAGAACTGGTCTTCCTGAGGACGAGGTGTCCTGGAGTGTCATCTGTAGTACTGGGGTGGAGGCAGTTCCAACCACAGCCTGCAGGGTGTGTTATGAGCCAGTTATACAGCTGCTGTAAGGAGCCAGATGGAAATCTCAAAGGGGCACAGAAATCCAGTATCAAGCCTGACTGGGTGATGGTAGATTATGTGTTGATGCAGCAACTATTTTTTCAGCACTTGGCACTATGCTACATGCCTGAGGGTACAGTGATGGGTCAGACTCATCCTTGTCCTCAACAAGGCCATGGGCTCAGGGCTGAGGCAGATACTAAATGGGAAATTTCCCTTAagaaacgtacttaaaatattttattgtgaaatcacaaaataatattataaataccGCATACATGGCTcagatttaatatatattagcatTTTGTCATATTTAATTCAGATAACCCttttagaaaggaaatgaaatgttAATATATGATTAAAaccttttcattcctttcctaTATCATTTCCATCCATTTTTTTAGACTTGTGTAttattgttttgtggttttttaaatttatatacataaatggcATACTGccatttatattcttctgccaTTATTTACCCTcaaattatgtttttgagatatGAGATTTTGGTCCATTCACTTTAATTGCTATTAATATTACAGTGCTAGAAATGAACTacacatatttattcatttctctacTTATGGAAAATTTTATTATGCTCAATATCACATTGTTAGAAACAGTCTGATAAGCATTATACAGGGGGTTTCCATGAAGAGCAATGAGTAGAACCAGGCTGCTGTGGTATCACAGAGGAGGGAGATGCTTTGCCTTCTGGAGGTGTCTTGGGAGCATGTGGTACTCTCTGGAAGTTTAAGTGGTTGGAATTCAGAGTAGGGGTAATAATAAGAATGGACAGGTAAGTGGGAACCAGATCACAGGGGGTGCTTAAGCCACAAGAAGAGGGTCTGAACTCTCAGCTGATGGAGATCGGGTGCCCATTGAGGGGTTGTAACCAGTAGGGCAGTGTCATTTGTctttgaagagagaaaaatcactCTTGCAGCAGCTTGCAGGATGGACTGGATGGGGGGGGACCAAACTGGAGACCGGGAGAAAAGTTGGGAGATTGCTGCAGTAACAAAGGAAACTAGCCTGATGGCATCAGGGATGGAGAGAAGTGGCAGACACTTTAAGACATTAATAAAGAGAGTCAGCAGATAACAGGATGGATTATGGGGTAGAGAAAACAGGTAGTGGACTGGGTCGAAACCTAGTTTTGTTCTTGAAAAACTAAGATAAGGAAAtacaggaagggaagagagatgcACTTCAGGGCACTGAGATAGAAAAGGGAGAATAGATGTTCCAGTGCTTATACTTAGTACGTGAGCAGATATAGTGAATTCTAGCAAGATCTATTCAGAATTGTCAGAGCATAATCTAGCCTTTGGACTGGAATGTAACTGGATGTGGACAGTAGGAATCACATAGGCCAGATGTCAGCAGCCCTGGGGGAGGGATTCCTGGCTCCTGCTGCCTGATACCTGAAATTCTTTAATGGGGTCAAGGCTTATCCATCTTGACAATAAGGCAATGTGTCATATTGAGAGGCAGAGGCGTTGGTACTATCACTTACTAGCTCTATGACCCTGGGAAGAAACTTTAACCTAAGTCTTAGTTTCCTCCTGTTTAGAATGACATATTCACATCTGCTTCATGGGGTGGGAAAAAGTTTATGAACATTAAAATTAGATGGCATATATGGATACTAATAGAGTCACACAGAGACTGAATGGTagctgtttcttgtttttgtattGTCAAGGTATCAAATACAAATATTACTAGAATATTCCTACCCTAACTGCTCCATTTAAAATTGCAAACTGCCCTTCACTCCCTATACTTCTGATCCCCCTTATCCAgctcaactttattatttttccacaGTCTTTAACACCTAACATAATgtgtaaattatttattataagtaTTGTCTCTTATCTCTCTTCCCCACTAGGAAGGGATCTTCCCACGAAGTCAGGCTCCTTGCCTTTTTTATTCATTGATCCAGGTACCTAGAGCATTGCCTGTCCCTGGCATGTAAGAGGCTCAATgaatattggttgaatgaatgactggTTCTTGGACCCATTGAGAATCCAATAAAAGTCTGAACCTGTCATGCTGGTATAGAGAGTATAGATCATATTCAAACAACATTTTGACTAACACTGCAGAGCCTCTGAATCCCACAATTGAGAATCCAAGGTAGAAAGGCCTGCACTAATATAAATTTTGGTGTTTTTCTCAGGTAATTTTCCAAATGGGGATACAGACAAGTATTTATCTGACACCATTCTACCTTTGAGAAGGCACTTGAACTAGAATTCCCAGGCGTCTGGATGCTTTTCTGCTTGTATTTGAGAAATGAAAATCTCAAAGACTTTCAGATTAGTGTATGGTTGCAGAACTTGGAAAGCAGTACAGTTAAATCAGTTATGACTGCTTAGTCCTTGTATTAGGCTCTATGGGCCAAAAGGTATTGATTTTTGTGTAGAGCATCAACCCCAAATTAGCTAGAGGTAAATTTAAATGTCAATGGACAGTTTTTAAAAACGAAACATGATGCATTAACCTGTCCTTATTTGATTAGACTCATCTTTTAAACTCTATTTATGATTGTATGAATCAAGTAAGAACCAAATATGAATTACTATCTCTAGTATAATCACATCATAAAAAGCTGTTTCTGTTCTAACCTTGGTTACAGATAAATGACAGCCCTTAGATTCACTAGATCTGTTTTCAGAAGGGAAGACTCAAGGTAATTGGATTCAGAAGCATTAGTAGAGGCATAGTTGGGTGCCCTTAATGTCATTTGAATAATGGGACTATTGCAAATCTCTCCCCCTTTCAGATTCCCCTCGGCGACTCTGGTGGTATCACTGGATTTGCTGGCTTCTCAGCGTAGTTGGAATCTTCTGTATTCTCCTAGCGCATGACCACTACACTGTGGACGTGGTGGTGGCATATTACATCACCACGAGACTCTTCTGGTGGTATCACACTATGGCCAATCAGCAAGTGAGTTTCCCCGCTTTTGATTTTAGCTTCTGTTGTTTCTGGCTTGATGTTGCTGGCTTGGGCAGGGTGCAAAGAACCTGTGGATGTCTGAAGTTTCTCTTTCTTAAGTAGTAATCAACTAAGATTGTATTGTTTTTTGTGACATTGATTCTCTTCagaattaagaataaaaagtttattaataTAATGATGTGAGGAATTACTTCCTTCTAGAATAAGGAACACACTTTCATTGtccttgaaaaatgaaaaatattttctaagcttGTGTCCCTCCTTGCTTGATTCGCTTTCCTATCCTCTTCTCCCTACCTGGGGCACATCACAAgcttaatatttaacatttaattaaGTGTTAACATTTTTAGCATAGAAGAGGAATACCTAAAAAGCTAACTGAGGTGTTTATTTATAGGCAAGAGATGAGTGAGCCATAAGTTCTCCTTGCCCTCCCAGAATTGGCGTTGTTTTTCTACTGGGATGTGGCTCAGTTTGTAGATGAATGTGGAGTGTAGAATGGTGATGAGAGAGAGAAGCTGGGATATGTGGGTGGACACGCAGGGCAGGTATGGAGTCCTTTGGGAATTTTAGCATGGCAAGTATTTGAACTTAAACTGAAAGATTGTAAGAAATGTGTTTATGTTTCTTTGTTATCCTAGGTGCTAAAGGAAGCTTCCCAGATGAACCTCCTGGCCAGGGTGTGGTGGTACAGGCCATTTCAGTACTTTGAAAAGAATGTCCAAGGAATTGTACCTCGATCTTACCATTGGCCTTTCCCCTGGCCAGTAGTCCACCTCAGTAGGCAAGTTAAATACAGCCGGCTGGTGAATGACACATAACAGCTGTacaaagtggggaaaagacaAATTGTCCGAAGTGCTAAGAACTCCATGAGAGAAGATGCCATAAAATAAACACCTCCCTAATCCTATTATCTTTCAATGGTTACCTTGACTTAACCTATTGAGTTACCTGGTCAGCACTgtgatctttttttctctccaaagGACCTGCGTTggacaacaataaagaaaaatttaacctaTCATGCACTGTACACATTTCCCGTTCATAAGTTTGGGATTTACATAACCCGCAACCACCATGTTCCTTTGTATATGATGCAACAGCATAAATGTAAGCTTTTATATCATAAGTTCTGGTCTTTCCAGTCACATCtggaaataaagtgtattattTTCTTGGGAAAACATACTTTTCATATCTCTTGCCCCAAAGATTGGGCTGTAAGCCATTTTCTAGCAAATGTCTCTATGAAGGTTTCTAAGTACCTGAATGGGGTTTGATTCTGAAATCTTTCTACCTGTTGCACcgatattcaaataaaaatgatagaCACAGAAAGGTTTGGTAACTTTGGGTTTTGTAAAATCAGCAAAGGCAGTGTTTcaaaaagtgcaaaaaaaaagattctgttaTAAAGTGATTTTCTAAGTATTTcctaactttatttttcaaaatgatgttACGAAAAccaaatttaaagatttttaacaTGTCAGAGAGAAgagagttaaaatttaaaaatgcatcttgGGAGAGAAATTTGTCTATGTTTCTAGTGCCTTTCTTGTCTTGATTGTATGGTCAGTAGGcaatcttaaatgtttttatttaaaataaagtattccatgaaaatataaatatatgtatacactacTAAATTTTGCATTTATAGCTAAATTGAATCAGAGACTGCTTATGGTTTTAAAATTGCAATGACTTAAATAATGAGGTTGTTAATTAGAGTCAGAGCCTGTTCACATATTGTGATCAGGTAGCAATGACATGTACCACTTAAATTATTTTGTCGATTTGGTAGTTCGATTTTAACTACTCAATGAAAACAGCCATGAATATCTTTTCTTAAAGAGAGTTTTGAAAATGATCACTTACCTAAAACTTGAAAGCTATGAATTAGTTATCCATACTCTCATGACAATTTTGTTGgtgaacaacaaaaaagagatctatttctttaaaagatatttgTGCAGAAACTGCATGTAACTCTAAGTTTTACTCCTAACATACATATGTTTGGGGAAGTATTCTATTCTATACTTGCCAATGTGGAgaacaaaatagttttttaagAATGAAGAAGTATATATATCCATTCTGTATTTTACGTGCAGCAGAATTATCTTCCGtaggatttttttgtgtattcacAAGGTGATATTTGTATTGTAAAACAATAATggtgaaggaaataaaaaggcttttaaaattttgtttgttttaaatctttGTAAAGTTATTATTCCAGAGAGTATACTGGTATCTTACAGCTTACCTAGATCATAAATTAATCAAAATgcactttttaataaaaactgaTACTTAAAATAAATGGCTGTTATTTCTACTGTGttcacattcttcacagaagtcaTAAATGAAGCCATTAAAGCAAGATAGAAAATCAGTTTCAGAATTTCTTCATGGAGTGTTTCTGCTTGACATGGGACTTTTAATAATtatctggatttttttccttgggattccttaaaatatattctaatctTCAGTAAATTCTAGagagtttttttaatatataaaaagagtCACATGTAAGTTAAATTCAAACTTTAGAACAATGTTTACTAACATTTTGAATTCTCTAATTCTCAACCAAGTTGTTTTTTTCCTATATCTGGCAGTAATATAGCTTCTCCAGTGTAGatggaaaggaaaagtaaatCCAAAGTGAGAAATAGAGTAATAGTACTATGATAACCAGTGGTAATggaaaataactatttaaaaagaataaaaggttattattatttctgatgTGGTGACTAAAGGAAAATGTCAACAGTGGAGATGTGTCTTTGATAAAGGCTGTGTTAAGGTGGCTAGAAATGTAAAaccagaggccaggtgtggtggctcacgcctgtaattctggcactttgggaagccgaggtgggctgatcacttgaacccaggagattaagaccagcctgatcaatatgaaacccagtttctacaaaaaatacaaaaattattatccTGGCACGgtgatacatgcctgtggtcccagcctctcaggagacaggtgggaggatcgcttgaggctgggagacagaggctgcagtgagccatgaccgtgccactgcactccagccccagcaaaagagtgaaactctatctccgaaaaaaaaaaaaaaaggaaattaaaaccaGTAAAACTTTTCCTGTGTGGGGCTTTAAACTTGTGTATCAGACAGGGGAAATGTGGTGGCCTCTTTAGGCAAATAGAGCCAAACCCTTGGATAGGTCTTTATTTAACTGTTATAGCCTTTCACTAACTTTGACTATCAGCTGCTGCCATATTGAAGGGAAAGTAAATTGAGTAAGTGGAAATGATATATTGGCACTTGCTAAAAATAGGAGTTTTTTCcctaaaaaactagaaataattatataaaaatttattgttATGAGTTTACATGCCACATATGTATCAAGAAATCCACTGCTGATTGTTCTTCATGGCTGACTACACTGATTCATGAATTGACATATCTTCTGGGTCTCTAGTGTGCAAATCCCAGGAAGGACAAGGAGAAAGCTCATTGTATTCTAGAGAATCATTGTACACTTGGTAAAGATTGCCTGTATAAGGACATGTGCTTtctcaatgtctttttttttttttttttttggctcacgtTAAGTTagacattttacatgtattagttAACCCTCACACAACCACAAAGTgtaattattattcccattttacagatagaccAACCAAAGTGACTCAGAtatattaaataacttgcccaagggcatGCAACTGGTAACTGGTAAAAGTCCTATTGGAAGCCAAgtttcccccctcccccaccaataCTGTGAGCTTTCATAAACTCTTCAGTAAGAGTCTGCAGTGAGAGAAACCTATGCCTATGGTGGTAAAGCATACTCTCACCATGGACTGAGGAGCAAGAAATTTACACCATAAGGTGTGAGAGGAAAATTTGACTGATTTCCTAATTGCTATATGTTTTATTTGTATCCCAAGCACATGCCAAATTTTGATCAATTTGATAAATATCTCATAATACCTCATACAATGGAAATGCATGCCAACCTTAATTTGACCACCAATATACAAAAAGTCAACCAGATTTCTGAATTTACTAGAAAACAATATGCTGCTTGGATCACTAGATATTGacatcctttattttatttttttctccctgtggtCAAGAAACAATTTGAACAAATCAAAGCTGTTGACTTGGTATTCTGCTTATCAGCACCTTAAAAAACTTATCCATCTCCTAGTTTACAGTACAAGTCAGAAGGAAATTAAATGACCTTTCACATTTAAAGTGATAGTTGATATAACTGAATGAATATCTATCATGTTCGTAACTCTTTTCTGTTTGTTGCATTTGTCCTCTCTTCAtcccttcctttttctgtcttcctttagtTTTGAACAATTTATGATTCTATTTTATCTCTTATCATACCAGTTATTCTTTTTAcgaattttttaaatggttgccCTAGAGTTTACAGTGTAAACTTTTTTCCAAATACAAGCCTGCCTTCAAGTGTAGTGTAGGCATTTTATAACAACACATTCCCAATTTCTCATTTCTGCCCTTAGAACATTGATGTCATTCATTTGACTTATCCATATGGTATAATCACTCAACACATTATTACATTTATTACTCTGAACAAGCAATTACCTTACAGATCAATTAAGAACAAGTAAAGATTTTGTTCATCTTCACTTATTTATTCTCTGATGCTCTTCTTATGTAGTTCAAGCTTCTAACCAACATCATTTTCATTTTGCCTGAAGAACTTCCCATTTCTTGCAGGGCAGGTTGGctggcttttttctttcaacattttaaatatttccctcCACTTGCTTCTGGCTTACCTAGTTTCTCACAAGAAGTCTgccataattttattcttttcttctataGGTAATACGTTTTTTCTCTGACTTCTTTCAaaaatttctctttgtctttgcctTTCTACAGATTGAATATGAAATGCATAGGTGTAGATTTTTTTTGGTGAGGGTGGTATTTatttttggtgttctctgagcttcctgggtctgtggtttggtgtctgtcaTTAATTTCGAAAAGTTGTCAGCCATTATtacttctttcttctctgctttccctttcttttgtttctgatacTCCCGTTATGATAAGTTACACATTTTGaaattgtcccacagttcttggatGTTTGCCTCCCACTTTTTTCAGTTTGATAGGTTTCTATTGACATATCTTAAAGCTCACTGATACTACTCTCCTTGGCCATGTTTGTTCTAATGATGACCCCATcgaaggcattcttcatttctgttacgaTGTTGACTATTTCTAGCAGTTTGTTCTTAGCTCCAAATTCTTCTGCTGTATTTGTGGCCCTCCCTTTTGACTTGGGCTTCCCTAAGTAGTCCTCCTCAGAGAGGTTCTGTGTCGTGTATCTCTTTTAAATGTAATCCACTATTTTTCTTGCTGGAGCTCTATTGGTGTGGTGGTCAGATGTTGGATAGGGGGAGAGTTTAACCATATGATTGAATCTCAGTTTTTCAAGACTTTTTTTGTTGATACACAATATGGGCTACATGTGATATATTGCTGCATGCATAGAATgagtaatgatcaagtcagggtatttaggattATCACTTCAAGTATTTACTGTTTCTGTGtcttgggaacatttcaagtcctctcttctagctattttgaaatatacattattgttaaccatAATCACCCTATAAACattagaatttattccttctatctaactgtatgtttgtacccattaaccaaactGTCTTCACCCCACTTACCCTTCCCTGCCTCTGGTATCCATTTTTTCTCTCTATCTTCAAAAGATCAACTCCTTTTGCTCCcactaatgagtgagaacatgcagtatttgtattTTGGTGTCTTACttatttaacataatgatctccagttccatccattgcAGCAAATGacatcatttcattcctttctgtggcCAAGTAGTAttccagtgtgtatatatataccacatcttctttatacATTTGTCCATTGATGAATACTGAGGCTGACTCTATATTGtcgctgttgtgaatagtgctccaataaacacgtaagtgcaggtatctttttcatatactgatttcttttcttttggataaataaatacccagtagtgggattggtggatcatatggtatttttttggtctttttcagtaatagtcattctaactgtGGTAAgatgattagcaatgttgagctttttttcatatacctgttggccattgtATGTCTTCTCCTTTGAGAAATCTcaattcatgccctttgcccactttttaatgggattttttttttcactgttcagCTGTCTGTGTTCCTTGTATATTCCGGATGTTAGTctcttgttggatgaatagtttgcaaatatttttctcccatttagcAGGTGgtgtcttcactctgttgattgtttcctttgcttcccATTTAGCAGGTGgtgtcttcactctgttgattgttttctttgctttgcagagccttttagtttgatatagtcccatttgtctatttttggttttgttgtcagAGTTTTTCAGGTCTTAGCTATaaaatcttatgtttaagtctttaatccatcttgagtttatttttgtatac
This region of Gorilla gorilla gorilla isolate KB3781 chromosome 8, NHGRI_mGorGor1-v2.1_pri, whole genome shotgun sequence genomic DNA includes:
- the SGMS1 gene encoding phosphatidylcholine:ceramide cholinephosphotransferase 1 isoform X2 produces the protein MYVTTLPVPGMHFNCSPKLFGDWEAQLRRIMKLIAGGGLSITGSHNMCGDYLYSGHTVMLTLTYLFIKEYSPRRLWWYHWICWLLSVVGIFCILLAHDHYTVDVVVAYYITTRLFWWYHTMANQQVLKEASQMNLLARVWWYRPFQYFEKNVQGIVPRSYHWPFPWPVVHLSRQVKYSRLVNDT